One part of the Prochlorococcus marinus str. MIT 9313 genome encodes these proteins:
- a CDS encoding AMP-binding protein — MSDEVAAGRRLKDHNHEGSLAKAVWRPSPHEEDGLAHQGHVAQMGRVDQIWLWLAQKHGQILAVDAPHATHPERFRYGELAEQIALAAAAFSHLGIGAGDVVAFFAENSPRWLIADQGLMRTGAANAVRGATAPLEELRYILADSRAVALVVQNAELWHKLALTDEQRRPLRLVLQLEGEPADGVMGWQELLAAGAGQPAPDPLKDRDSGSAATVTATILYTSGTTGQPKGVPLSHANLLHQMRCLACVAFPSPGAPVLSVLPIWHAYERSAEYYFFSCACTQSYTTIKQLKRDLPRVRPIVMATVPRLWEAIQAGFDEAVKGMPTGRQRLLRMALANSGSQRKAWRRSRNLLLEPLPLTTRTLALLEATLRWPLHGLAGALLWPKVLNQLCGGRLRFPINGGGAIAPHVDAFFEAVGLELLVGYGLTETSPVVSCRRPWRNIRGSSGPPLPETEFRIVDPESGVDLMFRQRGRVLVRGPQVMAGYLRKPEATAKVLDGQGWFDTGDLGMLLPDGSLVLTGRAKDTIVLSSGENIEPGPLEAALVASPLLEQVMLVGQDERQLAALVVPREEEMLAWAEDQGLLMQTGLSGSPGDEALRRLLRGELNRLLAQRSGSRADERLAGVALVEAFTIENGLLTQTLKQRRDRITLRDGALIAALYGRS; from the coding sequence ATGTCAGATGAGGTAGCAGCAGGTAGAAGGTTGAAAGACCACAACCATGAGGGTTCTCTCGCTAAGGCGGTTTGGCGCCCTTCTCCACATGAAGAAGATGGATTAGCACATCAGGGTCATGTCGCCCAGATGGGCCGCGTGGATCAGATCTGGCTTTGGTTGGCGCAGAAGCATGGCCAAATCCTGGCGGTTGATGCTCCTCATGCGACTCATCCTGAACGCTTTCGCTATGGAGAGCTTGCTGAGCAGATCGCTTTGGCTGCTGCTGCGTTCAGCCATCTCGGCATCGGCGCTGGAGATGTGGTGGCGTTTTTTGCTGAAAACAGCCCCCGTTGGTTGATTGCGGATCAAGGTTTGATGCGCACTGGTGCTGCTAATGCGGTACGAGGAGCGACTGCTCCATTGGAAGAGCTGCGCTACATCCTCGCGGATTCAAGAGCTGTTGCCTTGGTTGTACAGAACGCCGAGTTGTGGCACAAGCTTGCCCTTACCGATGAGCAGCGCAGGCCTTTGCGCTTGGTTTTACAGCTTGAAGGTGAGCCCGCTGATGGCGTGATGGGGTGGCAGGAACTGCTTGCTGCAGGAGCGGGTCAGCCTGCACCAGATCCGTTGAAGGATCGCGATTCCGGCTCAGCGGCAACAGTGACGGCCACGATTCTCTACACCTCTGGAACAACAGGGCAGCCAAAGGGTGTGCCCCTTAGCCACGCCAACCTCCTCCATCAGATGAGGTGCTTGGCTTGTGTCGCTTTCCCCTCTCCGGGTGCGCCGGTGTTGAGTGTGTTGCCGATTTGGCATGCCTACGAACGCAGCGCGGAGTATTACTTCTTTTCGTGTGCATGTACCCAGAGCTACACCACGATCAAGCAATTGAAGCGGGATCTGCCGCGGGTTAGACCGATCGTGATGGCGACGGTGCCGCGGCTTTGGGAGGCGATTCAGGCGGGCTTTGATGAAGCGGTTAAGGGTATGCCAACAGGACGGCAACGCTTGCTGCGGATGGCCCTTGCCAACAGTGGCTCACAACGAAAGGCTTGGCGTCGGTCTCGAAATCTGCTGCTGGAGCCGCTGCCTTTGACCACCCGTACGCTGGCTTTGCTGGAGGCAACGCTGCGCTGGCCTTTGCATGGTCTGGCGGGTGCTCTGCTCTGGCCCAAGGTGCTGAATCAGCTCTGTGGGGGGCGGCTACGTTTTCCCATTAATGGTGGTGGAGCGATTGCCCCCCATGTGGATGCCTTCTTTGAGGCGGTTGGGCTGGAGCTGTTGGTGGGCTACGGCCTCACTGAGACAAGCCCAGTCGTCAGTTGCCGAAGGCCTTGGCGCAACATTCGTGGCAGTTCAGGACCGCCTCTTCCTGAGACTGAGTTTCGGATCGTGGACCCTGAAAGCGGCGTGGACTTGATGTTCCGTCAACGTGGCCGTGTGTTGGTACGGGGGCCTCAAGTGATGGCGGGTTACTTGAGGAAACCAGAGGCCACAGCCAAGGTGCTTGATGGGCAGGGTTGGTTCGATACCGGTGATTTGGGAATGCTGTTGCCCGATGGCTCCTTGGTGCTGACTGGTCGCGCTAAAGACACGATCGTGCTCAGTAGTGGCGAGAACATCGAGCCTGGTCCGTTGGAGGCGGCATTGGTGGCGAGTCCACTGTTGGAACAGGTGATGCTTGTGGGCCAGGACGAGCGGCAGCTTGCTGCACTGGTGGTGCCCAGGGAGGAGGAAATGCTGGCTTGGGCAGAGGATCAGGGATTGTTGATGCAGACTGGCCTGAGTGGATCTCCTGGGGATGAGGCGTTGCGGCGCTTGCTGCGCGGCGAACTCAATCGATTGCTGGCTCAGCGCTCAGGGTCTCGGGCGGATGAACGCTTGGCGGGTGTCGCCCTGGTGGAGGCGTTCACGATCGAGAACGGTTTGCTGACTCAGACTCTCAAGCAGCGGCGCGATCGGATCACGCTCCGAGATGGGGCATTGATTGCCGCCCTTTATGGTCGCAGTTGA
- a CDS encoding YlqD family protein, producing MSEGTTLSIKRSITVRAVVTPNWKEEAERELSNAIATTDQQLAQLEQEGQQVVDEVRRQSANPLDSRVQEQVAQVQQQVAGKRSELEEQKRNLLQQQAQVRELEMEQIVEQGQIESFCDLSVGDNLVKKMQVSVVVRDGVVEEIEGA from the coding sequence ATGTCCGAAGGCACGACCCTGTCGATTAAGCGCTCGATTACCGTTCGCGCGGTAGTTACACCAAATTGGAAGGAGGAGGCTGAGCGTGAGCTCAGCAACGCCATTGCCACCACCGATCAGCAGTTGGCCCAGTTGGAGCAGGAAGGTCAGCAGGTGGTTGATGAGGTGCGTCGCCAGAGTGCTAATCCCCTCGACTCACGCGTGCAGGAGCAGGTGGCCCAGGTGCAGCAACAGGTAGCTGGCAAGCGCAGTGAGTTGGAGGAACAGAAGCGCAACCTGCTTCAGCAGCAGGCGCAGGTGCGCGAACTAGAGATGGAGCAGATTGTTGAGCAGGGTCAGATTGAAAGCTTTTGTGACCTGAGCGTGGGTGACAACCTGGTGAAGAAGATGCAGGTGTCTGTGGTTGTACGCGACGGTGTTGTGGAGGAGATAGAGGGGGCCTGA